The genomic segment AGCGTGGCCACGGCCTCCGAAATGACGCGGATTGCAGAGCCAACCGCCGGCACCCGCAGCGCCGCATCCGGCGTGACAGCCACGTTCCCCGTCGAGGTCGGAGTGATGCCGAAGATCGCAAAGAGGTCATCGCCTGGTTCGGCGAGCCCCTTGGTTTCGGTCTTAGGTTTGCTGGTGAACGGCCACATGGGCTTACAATCCACCAATTGACCGGCGCTTGTCGCCCTGCCAAATCCTACCAAATCCTGTCAAATCCGTTCATCCCCGATCGAAAAAACCCTATTTCGGGCAAATCTCGCGCGCTGTTCCCCGCGCCGGTCCCCAAGAACCACCAAAAGTCTGAGACCACCCCCGGTCATGCGTTCAGCGCTCCCAACGTGGGCCATCAGCTCTTGCCCTTCAGCCAAGCGCAAAGCTCCGAGCGTTGCGCGAAATAGGTTCCAACACCGCGCGGCTTGTAGATCGGGACCTCGGGAGCCACCGCCCAACGGCGCACGGTGGACTCCGAAACGCCGAGCGTGCGAGCGATGGATGCCAAGCCCCAGATCTTCTCAGAGCCGCCTGTCAACGCGTCGAAGCGCCGTGGGTCGAGGGCCTGCGCTTTCCCCAGGCCAGGCGGGGTTGCAGTGTCGCGCCTGATCTTCACGATCTTGCCGCTCGTTTCAGCTCTGTGCGCATTGTTGCGGTTCATTGCTCGTGCCTCTCTGCTCTTTCTCGGTGATGGGTGAAGTGCACGGACAGAGACCGAAGTTGGTCACCCGTCACTAGCTTCATTGCAATCATGGCATCGGCCGTCGCGATTGAGATGGCAGAGCTGGGAACACAGCCACCACCAGTCACCTTCGGAGCCCAGAACTCAGCAGCGTTCACGACAGATTCGCCGAAAGTTTTGATCGCGGTTTCGCGCGCGCACGCCCGCGAAGGTTCTTTTATAGGTTCCCTTACAGGGTTCGTGTCGCAATCTGAGACACGGCTTTGGCGATTTTTGAGACACGGCTTTGGCGATTTCTGAGACACGGGCCGTGTCGCAGTTTGAGACACGGGCCGTGTCACATTTTGAGACACGGCTCGATCAGCATCGAAGGCCTCAAGATCTGTATCGAAGGCCAAAAGATAGAAGGTTCGATCCTGTCGTTTCGTCTTCGGATCGGCTCTCTGAACGCGCCTGATGAGATTTGCCTCCTCAAGCTTATCCAGGTAGCGATTGACGGTCGCCCGGCTGATTTCGCAATCCTCAGCCAATCCTTGCTGAGAAGGGTCGCAGCGGCGCGTATCCTTGTTGTGGCGGTCCGCGAGCTGCCAAAGCAGCAATTTCACTCCGGGTTTGAGCCCGCGTTGTTCGATGGCCCACTTGGTTGCACCGAAACTCATCGAACCACCTCCGGCGACATACTCCTTTGCCCCCTGTTCGGATCCTTCCCTGCGCTGAATGGCACAACATCGCCGCGCGTCGTTCCGGGTACAAGAAACGTGTAACGAACCGTACGATGGCGCGCGGTGGCCATTGCCCTCGATAGCCAGCCCCCGTTGATAAGCTCAGCCATGGCTCGTCTGATGGTCGCATCAGAAACACCGAGGTTATTTGCCAAAGTCGGCCGTGACGGGCTGCACTGGCTGATGCTCTCGTTAGCGCAATCCAGTGCAATTTCAGCACCGACCAACCGTGCCCTCATGGATAGGCTCGGCGCACGGCGCACTGCTCGCGCCCACTCCTGGCGCCATGTACTGGGTTCGCGCACACCTACACCTCGCGATAGTGCGCGATGCGTGCGATCCGGCGATCCACCCAAGCTTCGAAGCTGCCGAAATGCCGAGCATGGTTTTGCGCCCTTGCAACACTCGTGTGTTTCGAGATAAAATTTGGAGGTGAAATATCCAAAAGATCAGCCCCGTTCGACGTTGCCGCGTCGGCGGGGTTTTCTTTTGTCAAAAGATCTTCACGACAGTTGGAACCATGGGCCGTAAGCCATTGATTTCCTATGTCGGGGTCAGTTGGATGTTTGGGTGATAGTGCGTTGATCTGGCGAGATTCCCGGCGTCCTGCCGGGGTCGCCAGTTTCCCTCTTGCCGCCGGCGACCCGTGGCCCGCCCTCAGAACTCCGATAGGCCCGGCCGTTTGCCGATGTTGATGTGGTCGATATCCTCGTTGCGGAAGCCGAGGATGATCGACGGGATCATCATGAACACCAGGCAGAAGATCGGCAGCCCGACCACCGTGATGACCTGTTGCAGGGCCGTCAGGCCGGCATCGCCCGCCAGCACGATCAGCATGGCCGCGACAAGCCCTTCGGACACGCCCCAGAAGACCCGCTGGTGAACCGGGCCGGGGGTCGAGGAGCCGGTGCACAGCATGTCGACCACCAGCGAGGCCGAGTCCGACGAGGTGGCGAAGAAGATCGCCACCACGACCACGGCGATGCCCTGCACGATGGTGGCGAAGGGGAACGCCTCGAAGAAGGCGAACATCGCCAGCGGCACCGACTCGGCCACCGCATCGCTGAGGGCCCCGGCCTGGTCGCCGAGCGCCTCGCGCGCCGCGGCGCCGATGCCGTCGATCTCCATCGCCTGCCAGCCGAAGATGGCGAACCAGATCAGGGTGAAGAGCGACGGCGCCATCAGCACGCCGAACACGAACTCGCGGATCGTGCGCCCGCGCGAGATCCGCGCCACGAAAAGGCCGATGAAGGGCGACCAGGTCACCGTCCAGGCCCAGTAGAACACCGTCCAGCTGCCCTGCCAGCCCCACTCGTCGGTGTCGGGGTTGATATCGGCCAGCATGTCGTTCCAGAACGCCAGGCGCGGCAAGTTGCCGAAGTAGAGCCCGAAGGTTTCGACGATACCGCGCAGCAGGAACAGGGTGGAGCCGCAGATCAGCACGAAGATCATCAGGCCGACCGCCATGCCGATATTGATGTTCGACAAAAGCTTCACGCCCTTGTCGAGCCCGGCCACGATCGAGACCACGGCAACGGCCGTCAGCACCGTCAGGATGACGACCTTGAGGGTCACCGTATCCTCGAGCCCGAAGAGCGAGGTGAGACCGGCGGCGATCTGCGACGACCCGAGGCCGAGCGACACCGCCACGCCGAAAAGCGTGCCCAGCACGGCCGCGATGTCGATCGCCTTGCCCCAGGGGCCGTAGATGCGCTCTTTCAGCAGCGGGTAGAAGACGGAGCTGACGCGCACCGGCAGGTCGTAGCGGTTGATGAAATAGGCAAAGGCGAGGCCCGGCAGCGCGAAGATCGCCCATGTGTGCAGCGCGAGGTGATAGGTCGCGATCGAGATCGCGTCCTTCGCGGCTTCCGTCGAATGGGGCTCGACCCCCGGAAGCGGCGGGGTGGAGAAATGGCTCATCGGTTCGGCCACCCCCCAGAACATCAGGACGGTGCCGATGCCCCCGGCAAACAGCATCGTGAACCATGACAGGTTGGTATAGTCGGGGCGCGAGTCGCGCGGGCCAAGGCGGATATGACCGTGGCGGCTCATGGCGGCCCAGATCAGGAAGCCGAGCCAGACATTCACGCCGAGAATGAAGAACCAGCCGATATGCGACACGATCCACGCCCGGCCTGCCGCGAAGGCGTCGCCGATGGGTTCGGGCGCTATGACGAGGGCTATGACGAAGACGACTGTGCAGATCGCGGAAATGAAAAAAATGGCGGGATCGGTTCGAAGGCCCATCCGGTCTGCCCAGTGCTTCATGAGTCTATCCCCCGTTATAAATTTTGCGCCGGTTGTACGGCTTCGAACAATTTAACGCATAGGGTGCGGCACCGGTTCCGAGGGAATTTTGACGGGATAGTATCGGGGCGCTGTGGAGAGCGGCCGGTCGTTGCCGCATGCTGCCCCCGTCACGGTGGTCGTGACCGAACCAATAAAGGGGCCACGACAGCCCCCCCTGCCCGCCTCAGATCACCCGGATCACGTCCTTGTCGATCGCCAGCATATAGCCGCGGCGGGCGATGTTCTTGACCAGCAGCTCGGAAATCATCTGGTTGCCCAGCGTGTCGCGCAGCCGCTTGATGCGGGTGGCGCCGGCGGCTTCCTCGCAATCCTCCTTGGAGCGGCCGGAGATGACCGACTCGATCTCGGCGCCGGTGAGCACGTCGTCGTCCATCCTTGCCTCGGCCAGCACGGCGAGAGTTTCCATCGCCGCCTCGGTCAGCTTGAAGCCCATGTTGTTGAGGTAGACGGTGTTCTCGTCGCGGCTGATCAGGAGCGAGCTGACCTGGATGCCCGAGCGCTCGATCTGGGCCATGCGGCGGTTGAGCGCCACCAGCATGACGAGGAAGACCAGCGCCGCAATCAAAAGCGCGGTGGCAAAGACCAGCAGCACGAAGATCACGATGCGATAGCTGGTCAGCGTTTCGGAAAAGGCCGTGCCCGACAGGGCGAGGATTTCCAGAAGCTTGATCTCGGCCTCGGCCGTCAGCGCATCGTTCTCGACGAAGATGCGCTCGACCCGGGCGTTGAAGGCGTTGCCGTCGGGCAGGGTGAGAAACAGGAAAACGGCCGTCAGCGACAGGATCAGCACGATGGCGATCACGCCGCCCATGACAACCCGGCTGCCCGAGCGGCGGGCGTCTGCGGCCAATCCTGTGTCGTCTGTCACCACCGGTGTGCTCCCCTCGTCACCTCACCGTATCTCCTTAGCCTCACTGCTGACGCACCGACAGAATCTTCAGAAGCGTCAGCCCCCTTCCGGCAAGGATCGGCCGAAGCTGCGCCTGGGCGGTCGCCGCATTGCAGGGGCCGGGCACGACGGCCACCTCGAAGAACAGCTCGAGCGGGTTGTCGCGCTTGGCCTTGTATTCGACAGTGCAGGCAGCCTGGGCCGATGCGGCGGCAGACAGCGCGAGACCCGCGGCAAGCAGGCATATGGAAAGCATCCGTTTCATGGCGCCAACATGCGCCGAACCTTGCGGCTATTCAATAACCGCCTGCATGAAATGGGCTTTTCACGGTCTGTTATCCGATAACACCGTGGCGATATTGCCTGACAGAGGCGGAAGGGCCCACTCTTTGGATATGCTCGGCGTCGCAGGTATGCGCGGCTGCCGGATGTACTGGTAAAACCTGCCTGAAAGGACCGCCCAATGCCCTTTAGAAATTTCATCACCTCGATCATGGCCGCCGCCGTGGCGCTGACCATGCTGTCGTCGGCTCCGGCCCGTGCAGATAACGACACCGCCAAGATCATCGCCGGCGCCGCCGCGCTGGCCATCATCGGCATGGCGATTGCCGACGCCAATGACAACGACAACTACTACGTGTCGCGTCACGGCTATAACCCCTATCGCGCCCAGCGCCAGCGCCAGCATAACCGCTGGGTCCGCCAGCAGCGCATCCAGCGCCACCAGTATCGCCAGCACCGGCGGCACCATGGCCACGCCCATCACGGGCACCGCCACAACAACCACCGCAACTGGTGATCGGTAACGAGTAATCACGTTGTCCCGTGAGCAGTGGGAAGGGGAGGGCTTCGGTCCTCCTCTTCTTTTTTCGGGGGCCGGCACGGGCGAGGGGTGAGCCCCCTGCCCCGCCATGAACCTCGGGCGGCCGCCCCTACCTGTTGCCGCCGCCCAGCAGGTCCCGCAGGATCCGCTCCACCGCGCTTTCGCCCCGGCCCTGTGTCGGCTGTTGCTGCTGCGGCTGTTCGGGCCGCGGATCGATGTCGCGGTCACTGGCCACGTCCTGACCGCGCAGCATCGGCAGCGGCCGCGCCTCCAGCCCCTCGTGCACCCGGATCATCGTCTCGCGCCAGATCTCGGCCGGCAGCCCGCCGCCCGTGACCCCCTGCAGGGGCGAGTTGTCGTCATACCCCATCCAGACACCCGCCACGTAATCCGCCGAAAAGCCAAGGAACCACGCATCGCGCGCCGCCTGGGTCGTGCCGGTCTTCCCGGCAACCTCGCGGTCGGGCAGCTTCGCCCGCCCGCCGGTGCCGCTCATCACGACCTGGTTCATCATGAAGATCAGCTCTTTCGCCGCTTCCTCGCGGATCACCCGTTCGCCGATCCCGCCGCCTGTGCCCATCAGCGGGGTATCCTCGCCCAGCAGGGTCAGCTCGACCAAGCCATAAGGCGTCACCGACGAGCCGCCATTGAGGATGCCGGCATAGGCCCCCGTCATCTCGAGCAGCGTGCTCTCCGACGCACCCAGCGCCAGCGCCGGCCCGTCGGCGAGACTGCTTTCGATGCCGAAATCCGAGGCGACCTTGCGCACCTTCTCGCGCCCGACCGCCTCCGACACCTTCACCGCCGGCACGTTCAGCGACCGCCGCAGCGCGTCGGTCAGCGTCACCCGGCCGTAATGCTTGCGGGTATAGTTCTCGGGGCACCACCGGCCCGAGCCGGGAATGCTCAGGCAATAGGGTTCATCGACCACGGTCGAGTTGTGGCTGTAGCCCAGCTCCAGCGCGGTCGCGTAAACGAACGGCTTGAAGGCCGAGCCCGTCTGCCGGTTCGCCATGGTCGCCCGGTTGAAGGCGCCCGTCACCTTGGTCTTGCGCCCGCCCACCATGGCGCGCACCGCGCCATCGGCCGACATCACCACGATCGCGGCCTGCGCCTTCGATCCGTCCTTCACCTTCTCCTCGAACACCGTCTTCAGCGCCTCTTCGGCGGCCCGCTGAATGCGCTGATCCAGCGTCGTGCGGATCAGCACGTCCTCGGTCGTGTCGCGGGTAAAGAAGTCGGGGCCCGATTCCATCACCCAGTCGGCGAAATAACCGCCGGTCTGCGCCTCTGCCGCCTCCGACAGGGTTGCCGGGTTGGCCTGCGCCTCCTCCATCTCGGCCTCGCTCAGGTAGCCCTGCTCGCGCATCAGCCGCAGCACCGTGGCCGCCCGATCCTGCGACCGCTCGAGGTTCGAGGTCGGCGCCAGCCGCGTCGGCGCGGTCAGCAGCCCGGCCATCATCGCGGCCTCCTGCGCGGTCACTTCCGCGGCGTGCTTGCCGAAATAACGCTGCGCGGCGGCCTCGGCCCCGAAGGCGCCGCTGCCCATATAGGCCCGGTTCAGGTAGATCGAGAGGATCTCGTTCTTGGTGTACTTGGCTTCCATCGACAGCGAATAGATCGCCTCTTTCGCCTTCCGCCACAGCGTCGTGCGCCGGCAATCCTGCACGTAATCCTGCTCGCTCTCCCAGACATCCGGGTCGAACTGCACGCCCAGGCACAAAAGCTTGGCGGTCTGCTGCGTGATGGTCGAACCGCCATGCCCCGACAGCGGCCCGCGCCCCTCGCTCAGGTTGATGCGGATGGCACTGGCCACACCGCGCGGGCTGATCCCGAAATGCCGGTAGAACCGCCGGTCCTCGGTCGCGACCACTGCATTCTTCAGGTGCGGGCTGACCGTCTCGGCGGTCACCACGCCGCCGAACTGGTCGCCGCGCCAGGCAAAGACCTCGCCATCGCGGTCGCGCAGCGTGACAGACCCGCGCGCACGCCCGTCGAGCACCTCGCGCACGTCCGGCAATGTCGAATAGGTATACAGCACCGCCATGCCGATGATCAGCACGACAACCGCGGTGATCCGCCACGTGGCGGCCCATACCAGGCGGAAAAACCACCCGAAGAGCCCGCCGAACAACCGCACCACCCAGTTCGACGACCGCTTGCGCCGCCGCTTGGGCGCGGCCTTGCGCTTGGTTGCCGTGGTCGTCTTCGCTTTCGGTTTCGCCGTTGTTTTCTTTCGCCGATCGTCCGCGACTAGCCGCGGCTTCTTCCGACCATTGTTACTCATGCTCGCCCCATTCGGATCTTGCCCGATGCACGGATACTAAACCGCCTTACCGACAAAGTTGACCCCTGCTATGGCTTTTTGAATTGCCTATTTTTTGTGCATCCAAAAATGCCCGCTTAATTTTTAATCTAATTGCCCGTTTCCAACGCGCCTGACCATGCGACTCATCTTCCGCACACCCGGACAGACGGTTTTTCTGCGGGTGCAAAACTAACCCTTGCACTGAGAATCCGAAAGGGGTGTCCTGTGAAACTCATTGTAGCAACCATCAAGCCCTTCAAGCTTGAGGATGTTCGCGAAGCGCTGACCGAGATCGGCGTCCGCGGCATGATGGTGACCGAGATTAAGGGCTTCGGCGCTCAATCCGGCCACACCGAAATCTACCGCGGCGCTGAATACGCCGTGAATTTTGTCCCGAAAATCAAGCTCGAGGTCGCCGTCTCCGCATCGATGGCCGACCAGGTGATCGAGACCATCGCCAAGACTGCCCGCACCGGCAAGATCGGCGACGGCAAGATTTTCGTTCTCGACATCGGACAAGCCATGCGCGTGCGCACCGGCGAAACCAACGAAGACGCGCTGTAAATACCGCGTGCAGGGAAAGGAGCTTTATCAAATGAAACGTCTTACCAAATTCGGGCTTGGGGCCGCGGTACTGACCGCGCTGCCGTCACTGGCCCTGGCCCAGGACGCCGCGGCGCCGGGCTTCGACGAAATCGGCCCGTACATCATGACCACGCTGCTGTTCTGCATGGCGGGGTTCCTGGTGTTCTTCATGGCCTGCGGCTTTGCCATGCTCGAGGGCGGGCTTGTCCGCTCGAAGAACGTCACCATGCAGATGACCAAGAACATCGCCCTCTATTCCCTCGCGGCGATCATGTACTGGCTCATCGGCTTCAACCTGATGTACCCCGGCGACGGCTGGATCATGGCCGGCTGGGTCGGTCCGTTCTTCTCGCCGACCGTGCTTGACCCGGTGGGCGTCGCCGCGGCCGACGCGGCCCTCGACTATGCCTCGATCGGCTCGGACTTCTTCTTCCAGCTGGTCTTCGTCGCCGCCACCGCCTCGATCGTGTCGGGCGCGCTGGCCGAGCGTATCAAGCTGTGGCCCTTCCTTGTCTTCACGATCCTGCTGACCGGCGTCATGTACCCGATCTCGGGCTCCTGGCAGTGGGGTGGCGGCTGGCTCTCCGAGATGGGCTTCTCCGACTTCGCGGGTTCGACCGTGGTGCACTCCGTGGGTGGCTGGGCCGCTCTGGCCGGTGCCATCGTCCTCGGCCCCCGTATCGGCAAGTACAGCAAGGACGGCAAGGTCATCCCGATCCCGGGCTCGAACCTCGCACTGGCCACGCTGGGCACGTTCATCCTGTGGCTGGGCTGGTTCGGCTTCAACGGCGGCTCGCAGCTTGCCATGGGCACGGTGGGCGATGTCTCCGACGTGTCGCGCATCTTCGCCAACACCAACATGGCAGCCGCGGCCGGTGCCGTCACCGCGCTCATCATGACCCAGGCCATGTACAAGAAGCCTGACCTCACGATGGTGCTCAACGGTGCCCTCGCCGGCCTCGTGTCGATCACCGCCGAACCCCTCGCACCGAGCCTCTTCGGCGCGCTCTGGATCGGGGCCATCGGTGGCGTGATCGTCGTGCTCACCGTGCCGATGCTCGACAAGATGAAGATCGACGACGTCGTCGGCGCCATCCCGGTCCACCTCTTCGCAGGTATCTGGGGCACCATCGCCGTGGTCTTCTACAACAGCGACGCCAACATCGTGACGCAGATCACCGGCATCATCGCCTACGGCGTGTTCACCTTCGTGGGCAGCCTCGTGCTCTGGTTCATCATCAAGGCCATCCTCGGCCTGCGGGTCAGCGAAGAAGACGAAATCGCCGGCCTCGACATGAGCGAACTGGGCATGGAAGCCTACCCCGAGTTCTCCAACGCTTGATAAAGCGTCTTTCCTGGAGCAACTTCCCCCGGGCTTCGGCCCGGGGTTTTTTTATGCCTTGTCCAGATGCCTCCGCCGGGAACGGCCGGACCGCCACGGCCGGCAGGCGTGATCAACGCCCCTTGCCTCTCAGGGATGCGGGGTCCAGCGGATCGCGGGCGCGCCCTGCGGGTGGGAAATGCCGCCCGGATAGCTCAGCAGCTCGATCAGCGTGCCCCAGGGCGCCCGGCCATAGATGCCGGCATTCCCCTCCTGGTCCTCGTTGTTGGCCAGCGGATGCGGGCCTTTCAGCAGCTCTCCCCCGGCAGCGCTGAACGCGGCACAGGCCGCCTCCATGTCATCGACGTAAAGGCCCAGATGCGTCAGCCCCTCGTCCTGCAGGCGCGCCGGCCCGGCCTGCTCGCCGCCCTCCATCCGGAACAGCTCCAGGCACGGCCCGTTGCCGAGCCGAAGAAGCCGCATGTGAACGATGCGCGTTCCGGCGGTCAGGCCAAGCTCCGCCTCGGGGCCGTCGCCTTCCATGTCGGGGCCATCCTCGGGCAGCACGTCGTACAGCGTCACCGCCCCGAACGCGTCTTGAAAGAAACGGGTGGCGGCGTCGATGTCCGGCACCGTCATCCCGGCATGGTCGATCCCGCGGATGCCCGGCGCCGCCGGCGTGTCGGCGGCGATGGCGCCAAGCTCGGTGACCTCCGACGCGCCACCGGCCGCGACCTCCCCGAGCGCCTCGTTGAATTGCCGCGTATGTGGCTCATCGAGATGCGCCTCGAAGGCCGCGTCGTCGCGATACTCTTCCAGCATCACCACGGCGCCGCCGCTTTCGGCGAAGGCCTCGAACCGGATATTCCCCGGCTCGGCCCGGACATGCCGGGCCAGCTCGTCGACCAGCGTCTTCAGCCGCGCCTCCTGCCCGGGCCCGGGGGTGGCGCGCGCCATCATCGTGCGTGTCATGGGTGCCTCCGTCTCGCGGCGCCGCGATGCGGCCTTCACCGGGCCAACCATGCGCCCCCTTGCGAAGTTCCCGGCCGCCCTCAGATCAGCGGCAACCGGCGGGGCGGGATCACCTCGATCGGCGCGATCTTCTGCATCCCCTCGCTGTCGATGATCCTGAGCCGCCCGGCCCGCCACGCCACCAGCCCGTCGGCGATCAGCGCCTTCAGCGTCCGGTTCGTATGCACCAGCGACAGGCCCAGCGCGTCGGCGATGTGCTGCTGCGTGATCGGCACGTCCACGCTGCCATCCCGGCTGACCAGCCCCAGCCGCTCGGCCTTGCCGAAGATGATCAGCAGCGCCTGCACGATCCGCTCCCTCGCCGTGCAGCGCCCGATGCTCAGAAGGTTCGCATCCATCAGCCGCTCGCCCCGCGCCGCGTGCCACACCACCGTATGCGCCAGCCCGGGCTGGGTGTGAAACAGATTGGCCAGATCGGAGCGCTGGAACACGCACAGCGTCATGCTTGTCAGCGCCTCGACCGAATGATCCATCACGTCGAACATCGCCGCCTGCAGCCCCAGCAGATCCCCCGGCATCACGAAGTTCATGATCTGCCGCCGCCCGTCCTCGAGCGTCTTCTCCCGCAGGCCCCAGCCCGACAGAACGGTGAAGACATGCGGGCTGTTCACCCCCTCGTCCAATATCCGCGTCCGCGGGTCCACCGTCATCTCGCCTGACTTCAGCTGCGTGATGAACTCCAGCTCCTTGCCGCGCGTCTCCTCGAAGACGTCGAGCTTGCGAAGGGGGCAGTCAGAGCATTTAACCATGGATTTCATGCAGTTATGATCGCCCCAAACCGGCCGTTTCGGCAACAGAAATGTTTCATCCCGATACATCATAGGTGAAAGAGCGGATTTCCGGCGCGCGCTATAGTGCGATTCTGCTTTGAAATGTCAGCGCCGCCCGAGGCGCCGGGAGGAGAACCCCTGATGATCATCTACCCAGAGATCGCGATAAAGAACGGCCGATGCGTCACCCTTCGCAAAGGCCAGATGACATTGCCCGAAGAACACGACACCAGCCCGCTCGACCTCGCCCGGCACTACGCGGCTCACGGGGCCGAATGGCTCCACGTCGCCGATCTCGACGCCACCGGGCGCCACAGCCACGACAACACCGCGCTCGTCGAACAGATCATCCGCGAGGTCGACATCCCCGTGCAGGTCTCCGGCGGCATCCACAAGCCGCATCACATCGACTGGTGGATCGACCGCGGCGCCGAAACCGTGGTGATCGGCTCGGCCGCCTATCTCGGGCCCGGCGTTGTACGAAGCTCGGCCGAACGCCACCCGTTCCGCGTGCTCGTCTCGGTCGACATCCGCGATGGCGAGGTCATGGTCGACGGCTGGACCCGCCCCACCGGCACGCCGCCGCTCGACTTCCTGCAGAGCTTCGACAACCTCTGCCTCGCCGGCGTCATCGTCAACGACACCGACTACGACGCCGACCTGCCCGACGGCTCCGTCGCGCTCGTCGCCGACCTCGCCCGCCAGCTCAAGACGCCCGTGATCGCCAGCGGCCTCGCCAAGACGCTCGATCACGTCTCGACCCTCAAGTATCTCGGCAACATCGCCGGCGCGATCGTCGGGCGCGGCCTGCATCACGGCACCTTCACCCTCGAAGAGGCCCAGCGCATCGTCGTCGAACGCGACACCCGCGCGATGATGCTCCGCCGCCTGTCCGAGGGCGCGCCCGTCAAGAAATCCAGGATAACGATCCACCAGGGACCGCCTTCCGAAAAGGGCACCTCTCGTCCCCGGGGTGCCCGGTTTGCCAAGGTCGCGGAATCGCATAGCTGACCTGGCAGGCACCGGCACGGCGCG from the Roseovarius indicus genome contains:
- a CDS encoding 1-(5-phosphoribosyl)-5-[(5-phosphoribosylamino)methylideneamino]imidazole-4-carboxamide isomerase, with amino-acid sequence MIIYPEIAIKNGRCVTLRKGQMTLPEEHDTSPLDLARHYAAHGAEWLHVADLDATGRHSHDNTALVEQIIREVDIPVQVSGGIHKPHHIDWWIDRGAETVVIGSAAYLGPGVVRSSAERHPFRVLVSVDIRDGEVMVDGWTRPTGTPPLDFLQSFDNLCLAGVIVNDTDYDADLPDGSVALVADLARQLKTPVIASGLAKTLDHVSTLKYLGNIAGAIVGRGLHHGTFTLEEAQRIVVERDTRAMMLRRLSEGAPVKKSRITIHQGPPSEKGTSRPRGARFAKVAESHS
- a CDS encoding Crp/Fnr family transcriptional regulator codes for the protein MVKCSDCPLRKLDVFEETRGKELEFITQLKSGEMTVDPRTRILDEGVNSPHVFTVLSGWGLREKTLEDGRRQIMNFVMPGDLLGLQAAMFDVMDHSVEALTSMTLCVFQRSDLANLFHTQPGLAHTVVWHAARGERLMDANLLSIGRCTARERIVQALLIIFGKAERLGLVSRDGSVDVPITQQHIADALGLSLVHTNRTLKALIADGLVAWRAGRLRIIDSEGMQKIAPIEVIPPRRLPLI